From one Triticum aestivum cultivar Chinese Spring chromosome 4B, IWGSC CS RefSeq v2.1, whole genome shotgun sequence genomic stretch:
- the LOC123093031 gene encoding ABC transporter C family member 3 has protein sequence MPTAAAMAGQKQPALPLFLRPLLLHGVGAGAHLLLALSVAARLLFASGRRGKDTAAPGIRFRWGQVAVRATWALAASELFLAAYSLVSWYLDNSGGDGGAEVADQADAAARAVAWLLLAAYLQLEYRGRGEERFPAPLRLWWGLFLLLSVLAVAVHAATSLCYRLPVPALPWARDAVEVIAAVALLVAGSSARRAATTAGSASEEPLLNGARDDTVDASLFTSAGFLSVLTFSWMSPLIAVGHRKTLGLDDVPDLDHGDSVAGLLPSFKTNLEALAGDGSGPKFTAFKLTRALVRTVWWHIAVTALYALIYNLATYVGPYLIDSLVQYLNGDERYAGKGKLLVVTFIVAKVFECLSQRHWFFRLQQAGIRARSALVSVVYQKGLSLSSSSRQSCTSGEMINIISVDADRVGLFSWYMHDPWLVPLQVGLALFILYSTLGVASLAALGATIAVMLANVPPMKMQEKFQQKLMDCKDVRMKATSEILRNMRILKLQGWEMKFLSKISDLRTTETSWLKKYLYTWTAATFVFWGAPTFVAVATFGACMLLGIPLESGKVLSALATFRVLQEPIYNLPDTISMMIQTKVSLDRIASFLCLEEFPTDAVERLPSGSSNVAIEVSNGCFSWDGSPELPTLKDLNFQARQGMRVAVCGTVGSGKSSLLSCILGEVPKLSGEVKTCGTMAYVSQTAWIQSGKIQDNILFGKEMDSEKYDRVLEWCSLKKDLEILPFGDKTFIGERGINLSGGQKQRIQIARALYQDADIYVFDDPFSAVDAHTGSHLFKECLLGALASKTVVYVTHQIEFLPAADLILVMKDGRIAQAGKYNEILGSGEELMELVGAHQHALTALDVIDVANGGSEKLSSSLSRSLSSAEEKDKQNGKEDGDKVQSGQLVQEEEREKGRVGFWVYWKYLTLAYGGALVPFVLIAQLLFQVLQIASNYWMAWASPVSEDAEPPVSMSTLIYVFVALAVASSLCILVRALLVVTAAYKTATLLFNKMHMAIFRAPMSFFDSTPSGRILNRASTDQSEVDTYIANQMGYVAFSIIQLVGIIVVMSQVAWQVFVVFVPVIIIFLCYQRYYIETARELQRLVGVCKAPIIQHFAESISGSTTIRSFGKENQFVLTNSHLIDADSRPKFYNAAAMEWLCFRLDTLSSFTFAFALIFLISLPTGIIDPGIAGLAVTYGLNLNTLQAWVVRSMCNLENKIVSVERILQYISIPEEPPLSTSGDKLPHNWPSEGEIRLRNLHVRYAPQLPFVLKGLSVTFPGGMKTGIVGRTDSGKSTLIQALFRIVEPTVGQILVDGVDICTIGLHDLRSRLSIIPQDPTMFEGTVRSNLDPLNEYNDDQIWESLDNCQLGDEVRRKELKLDSPVIENGENWSVGQRQLVCLGRVILKQTKILVLDEATASVDTATDNMIQRTLRENFSEATVITIAHRITSVLDSDMVLLLDDGVAVERDSPAKLLENKSSLFSKLVAEYTMRATHS, from the exons ATGCCCACCGCGGCAGCGATGGCGGGCCAGAAGCAGCCCGCCCTCCCCTTGTTCCTGCGGCCGCTGCTCCTCCACGGCGTCGGCGCCGGAGCCCACCTCCTGCTTGCGCTCTCCGTCGCGGCCCGGCTCCTCTTCGCCTCCGGACGCCGCGGCAAGGACACGGCCGCCCCGGGCATCCGGTTCCGGTGGGGCCAGGTCGCGGTGCGCGCCACGTGGGCGCTGGCGGCGTCCGAGCTCTTCCTCGCCGCCTACTCGCTCGTCTCGTGGTACCTCGAtaacagcggcggcgacggcggggccgaGGTCGCGGACCAGGCGGACGCCGCGGCGCGCGCGGTGGCGTGGCTGCTGCTCGCGGCGTACCTGCAGCTCGAGTaccgcggccgcggggaggagcgGTTCCCCGCGCCGCTCAGGCTCTGGTGGGGGCTCTTCCTTCTCCTCTccgtcctcgccgtcgccgtccaCGCCGCGACCAGCCTCTGCTACAGGCTTCCCGTGCCCGCGCTTCCGTGGGCGCGCGACGCCGTTGAGGTCATCGCGGCCGTGGCGCTACTCGTCGCCGGGtcctcggccaggagggcggcgaCGACGGCCGGCTCTGCTTCCGAGGAACCTCTGCTCAACGGCGCGAGGGACGACACCGTCGATGCTTCCCTCTTCACGAGCGCCGGCTTCCTCAGCGTCCTCACCTTCTCCTGGATGAGCCCCCTGATCGCAGTCGGCCACAGGAAGACCCTCGGCCTCGACGACGTCCCGGACCTCGATCACGGCGACAGCGTGGCCGGCCTGCTCCCCTCGTTCAAGACGAACCTGGAGGCGCTCGCCGGCGACGGCTCTGGCCCGAAGTTCACCGCGTTCAAGCTCACCAGGGCCCTTGTGCGCACCGTGTGGTGGCACATCGCGGTGACCGCGCTCTACGCGCTCATCTACAACCTGGCCACCTACGTTGGCCCATACCTCATAGACTCCCTCGTGCAGTACCTCAACGGCGACGAGAGGTACGCCGGCAAGGGGAAGCTCCTTGTTGTCACATTCATCGTAGCCAAGGTGTTTGAGTGTTTGTCACAACGGCACTGGTTCTTCCGGCTACAGCAAGCCGGGATACGTGCTCGGTCCGCGCTTGTCTCCGTCGTGTACCAGAAAGGGCTCTCTCTGTCCAGCAGCTCGAGACAGAGCTGCACGAGCGGGGAGATGATCAACATCATCAGCGTCGACGCCGACCGAGTCGGGCTCTTCTCATGGTACATGCACGATCCCTGGCTGGTACCTCTCCAAGTAGGCCTGGCATTGTTCATCTTGTACTCCACCCTCGGGGTAGCCTCGCTTGCAGCGCTCGGTGCCACAATTGCGGTCATGCTTGCAAATGTGCCTCCGATGAAAATGCAGGAGAAGTTCCAGCAGAAGCTGATGGACTGCAAGGATGTGAGGATGAAGGCGACGTCTGAGATCCTGCGCAACATGAGGATTCTTAAACTGCAGGGGTGGGAAATGAAGTTTTTGTCCAAGATCAGTGACCTCAGGACCACAGAGACAAGCTGGCTCAAGAAGTACCTTTACACATGGACCGCGGCCACCTTCGTGTTCTGGGGTGCCCCGACCTTTGTCGCTGTGGCAACCTTTGGAGCTTGCATGCTCCTAGGGATACCATTGGAGTCAGGGAAGGTGCTGTCTGCATTGGCCACGTTCCGGGTGCTTCAAGAACCAATATACAACCTTCCTGACACAATCTCAATGATGATTCAGACCAAGGTGTCTCTTGACAGGATAGCATCTTTCCTATGCCTTGAGGAGTTTCCGACGGATGCTGTGGAGAGGCTACCAAGTGGTAGCTCCAATGTTGCAATTGAGGTCAGCAATGGGTGCTTCTCCTGGGACGGCTCACCTGAGCTGCCAACACTGAAGGACCTGAATTTTCAAGCTCGGCAAGGCATGCGTGTTGCTGTCTGTGGGACGGTCGGCTCTGGAAAATCAAGCTTGCTCTCTTGCATTCTTGGTGAGGTGCCAAAGCTATCAGGAGAGGTAAAGACTTGCGGAACAATGGCGTATGTCAGCCAGACGGCATGGATACAGAGTGGCAAAATTCAGGACAACATACTGTTCGGCAAGGAGATGGACAGTGAGAAGTATGACAGGGTCCTTGAGTGGTGTTCGCTGAAGAAAGATTTGGAGATCTTGCCATTCGGCGACAAGACATTCATTGGAGAGAGAGGCATTAATCTTAGTGGAGGGCAGAAGCAAAGGATTCAGATAGCCCGAGCTTTGTATCAGGATGCCGACATCTATGTGTTCGATGATCCGTTCAGCGCAGTCGATGCTCATACAGGATCCCACCTTTTCAAG GAATGCTTGCTTGGGGCTTTGGCTTCAAAAACAGTGGTTTATGTCACTCACCAGATTGAGTTCCTGCCTGCAGCTGACCTTATTCTG GTAATGAAAGACGGGAGAATAGCGCAAGCAGGCAAATACAACGAAATACTTGGTTCAGGGGAAGAGCTAATGGAACTGGTTGGTGCTCACCAGCATGCTCTCACAGCATTGGATGTGATTGATGTTGCTAATGGAGGCAGTGAGAAATTATCTTCAAGCCTATCCAGGTCACTGTCATCAGCTGAAGAGAAGGACAAACAAAATGGCAAAGAAGACGGTGACAAGGTTCAAAGTGGGCAGCTGGTGCAGGAAGAAGAAAGGGAGAAAGGCAGGGTGGGGTTCTGGGTCTACTGGAAGTACCTCACATTGGCTTACGGCGGAGCTCTTGTACCATTCGTGTTGATAGCACAGCTACTTTTCCAAGTACTTCAGATTGCTAGCAATTACTGGATGGCTTGGGCTTCTCCTGTATCAGAAGACGCCGAGCCTCCAGTGAGCATGTCGACACTGATCTACGTCTTTGTGGCATTGGCTGTTGCAAGTTCCCTGTGCATCCTTGTAAGGGCATTGTTGGTTGTCACAGCTGCATACAAAACGGCAACTCTGTTGTTCAACAAGATGCATATGGCCATATTCAGAGCTCCTATGTCTTTCTTCGATTCCACTCCAAGTGGGCGCATCTTGAATAGA GCTTCAACTGATCAAAGCGAAGTGGATACATATATCGCTAACCAGATGGGTTATGTTGCGTTTTCCATCATACAACTAGTTGGAATTATTGTGGTGATGTCTCAGGTAGCATGGCAGGTGTTCGTTGTTTTCGTTCCTGTAATCATTATCTTCTTGTGCTACCAG CGCTATTACATTGAGACGGCCAGAGAGCTGCAAAGGCTGGTAGGGGTTTGCAAAGCTCCTATCATACAACATTTTGCAGAATCAATTAGTGGATCAACAACCATCAGAAGTTTTGGCAAAGAAAATCAGTTTGTATTAACTAATAGCCATCTAATAGATGCCGACTCTCGACCGAAATTCTACAACGCTGCAGCAATGGAGTGGCTTTGTTTCCGCTTGGATACGCTGTCGTCCTTTACATTTGCATTTGCTTTGATATTTCTGATCAGTCTACCAACTGGTATCATTGATCCAG GTATTGCTGGTCTCGCCGTCACATATGGGCTTAACTTGAACACGTTGCAAGCATGGGTTGTCCGGAGCATGTGCAATTTGGAGAACAAGATCGTATCAGTAGAAAGAATTCTGCAATACATAAGCATTCCTGAAGAGCCTCCACTTTCAACGTCAGGAGATAAGTTGCCCCATAACTGGCCATCAGAGGGAGAAATTCGGCTTCGTAATCTCCAT GTGAGATATGCTCCACAACTACCATTTGTTCTGAAGGGCCTTTCAGTCACTTTTCCTGGAGGCATGAAGACTGGTATTGTTGGAAGAACGGACAGTGGTAAATCAACACTCATACAGGCCCTATTCCGTATTGTCGAGCCTACCGTGGGTCAGATACTGGTAGATGGTGTTGACATCTGCACCATCGGGCTGCATGATCTGAGATCTAGACTTAGCATCATTCCACAAGATCCAACGATGTTTGAGGGAACTGTGAGGAGCAACCTTGACCCTCTTAACGAATACAACGACGATCAGATCTGGGAG TCCTTGGATAACTGTCAGCTGGGAGATGAGGTCAGGAGGAAGGAGCTGAAACTCGACTCACCAG TGATAGAGAATGGAGAGAACTGGAGCGTGGGCCAGCGCCAGCTTGTCTGTCTTGGTAGGGTGATTCTGAAACAAACCAAGATACTGGTTCTGGACGAAGCCACTGCTTCAGTGGATACCGCGACAGACAACATGATTCAGAGAACACTACGTGAGAATTTCTCGGAGGCGACGGTCATCACGATTGCGCATCGGATCACCTCGGTCCTTGACAGCGACATGGTCTTGCTCCTCGACGATG GCGTGGCCGTGGAGCGTGACTCGCCGGCCAAGCTGCTGGAGAACAAGTCGTCTCTGTTCTCAAAGCTTGTGGCAGAGTACACGATGAGAGCGACGCACTCGTAG